The stretch of DNA GCGACCAAGGAAGATCGCGAGGCCAGTGGCCAGGGCGGCGACGACGAGCACGACCGTGATGATCAGCGCGCGCGCGGCCGCGTACGTGGCGTTGGCCTTGGCCTCCGCCGCCGCCGAGGTGGCGCGGAAGTGGTCGAGCAGGACGTCGGTCGCCTCGACCATGTTGGTCACGGCCGGCGCCTGTCGCTCGACGACGTTGGTCGTGGCGGCATCGAACTCACCTGCTGCGACGAGCTCGAGCGTGGTGTCGATGGCCGCCTTGGCCGTGGTGAAGGCCTCGTCGAGGGCCACGACCTTCGGCTGGTCGGCGGGGTGCACCGACGCGGCGAGATGGTCGATGGTCGCCTGCACCTCGTCGCTCAACTCACGTTCCTGGACCAGGGCGTTCGCGGCCAGGTCCCGGTCCTGCGTCAGCGCGATCCGCATGCCCAACCGGGTCATGCTCATCGTGTCGTGGTCGATGTCGGTGACGTCGTCGAGGAGGCGATACTCCTCGGCCATCTCGGTCAGCGCGCTGTTGACGGCCGCCATCCGCGTGATGGTGAACGCGGACAGCAGCACGAAGAGCACGATCACGAGCCCGAAACCGGCGATCAACTTGCGTTGCAGGGACATTGCGGAGAGCACGGCGATTGCCTTTCGATGGAGGGACACCCACGTACCCGTCCTCGGACGTGGCGCTCGGCCCTCCATCGGCACCACTGATGTGGTGTTCAGCAATCACAGGTGACGTTCAGCAAGAGCGCGTCAGTCGCCCGCGACGAAGAACCGCCACTGGCCGTCCTCGCTGATCCCGACCCGCCAGCCGAGGTAGCCGCCTGCCTGCTCGGCAGCCTGGGCCGGCTCGTCCATCCAGCTCACCTCCTGCCAGGCCTCGGCCGTGGTGTCCTCCGGTCGCCCGGTGTGGACACGTGGCCAGACGACGATCTCGCCGCCGTCGGCCAGGGACGGCGTGGTGACCAGCACCTGGGCCAGCCGGAGGAACGGCTCCTCCCCGGCCTCCTCGAGGTCCCACCAGTAGCCGACCGGGTCCGTCTCGCCGCCGAAGC from Egicoccus sp. AB-alg6-2 encodes:
- a CDS encoding MCP four helix bundle domain-containing protein; the protein is MSLHRKAIAVLSAMSLQRKLIAGFGLVIVLFVLLSAFTITRMAAVNSALTEMAEEYRLLDDVTDIDHDTMSMTRLGMRIALTQDRDLAANALVQERELSDEVQATIDHLAASVHPADQPKVVALDEAFTTAKAAIDTTLELVAAGEFDAATTNVVERQAPAVTNMVEATDVLLDHFRATSAAAEAKANATYAAARALIITVVLVVAALATGLAIFLGRSISGTVGRSSRRLGRSSDDLAAVSAQVSAASEETATQANVVAAAGEQVSHNVQTVATAVEEMSASVREIATSSADASKVAADAVRSAELSNV